A single window of Candidatus Methylomirabilota bacterium DNA harbors:
- a CDS encoding putative sulfate/molybdate transporter, with the protein MRVAGNDYNRAELAGAFGDLGTLVPFVVGYVTLVGLDPQGVLLGFGLVAVATGLYFRTPLSVQPMKAIGTAAIAHAASVTPGMIWASAAITGLLWLSLAVTGAVAWLAALTSRPVVRGLVLGLGLSFILEGVRLMQQGWIVGVAGAALTFVLLGYPRVPAMLVLLGYGALAALMLDASLGRALAGLTPHPRLPAAVVPLVSWSELLQGTVVLALPQAALTLGNAVIATAEEHNRLFPDRPITVRGLAWDHGLMNLAAAALGGVPMCRGAGGMAGHVRFGARTGGALVILGVMLLGVALLLPDSVTTLFRLFPPPVLGVILLFGGLELAASVTTEECSRADRTVLAVTAGVALWNMGAAYVAGLVLHHAAARGVIRL; encoded by the coding sequence GCCTTCGGCGACCTGGGCACGCTCGTGCCGTTCGTCGTCGGCTATGTCACCCTCGTGGGTCTCGATCCGCAGGGCGTCCTCCTTGGGTTCGGGCTCGTTGCCGTCGCCACCGGTCTCTACTTCCGGACGCCGCTCTCCGTCCAGCCCATGAAGGCCATCGGGACGGCGGCGATCGCCCACGCGGCGAGTGTGACACCCGGGATGATCTGGGCCTCGGCCGCGATCACGGGGCTGCTATGGCTCAGCCTGGCGGTGACCGGCGCCGTCGCCTGGCTCGCGGCGCTGACCAGCCGGCCGGTCGTCCGGGGGCTCGTGCTCGGCCTCGGGCTGAGCTTCATTCTGGAAGGCGTCCGGCTGATGCAGCAGGGCTGGATCGTCGGGGTCGCGGGCGCGGCGCTGACGTTCGTGCTGCTCGGGTATCCTCGCGTCCCCGCCATGCTGGTGCTCCTCGGCTACGGTGCTCTCGCGGCCCTGATGCTGGACGCCTCGCTCGGGCGCGCGCTCGCGGGCCTGACGCCGCACCCGCGGCTGCCCGCGGCGGTCGTCCCGCTGGTCAGCTGGAGCGAGTTGCTCCAGGGCACGGTCGTCCTCGCGCTGCCGCAGGCCGCCCTGACCCTCGGCAACGCCGTCATCGCGACAGCCGAGGAGCACAACCGGCTGTTTCCGGACCGGCCGATCACCGTCCGCGGTCTCGCCTGGGACCACGGGCTCATGAACCTCGCCGCCGCCGCGCTCGGTGGCGTGCCGATGTGCCGGGGCGCCGGAGGCATGGCCGGTCACGTGCGATTCGGGGCGCGGACAGGCGGGGCCCTCGTGATCCTGGGCGTGATGCTACTCGGCGTGGCCTTGCTGCTCCCGGACTCCGTGACGACGCTCTTCCGCCTCTTCCCGCCCCCCGTGCTCGGGGTCATCCTCCTGTTCGGCGGGCTCGAGCTGGCCGCGTCGGTCACGACGGAAGAGTGCTCCCGGGCCGACCGGACGGTCCTGGCCGTGACGGCCGGCGTGGCGCTCTGGAACATGGGCGCGGCGTATGTTGCGGGGCTCGTCCTCCATCATGCGGCGGCTCGCGGCGTGATTCGCCTGTGA